In the Pongo abelii isolate AG06213 chromosome 9, NHGRI_mPonAbe1-v2.0_pri, whole genome shotgun sequence genome, CATGCGTTTGCAATCATCAACTGACTAGCATCATGTCTCCGCATCTTTGGAAGATTTTTGGCTCTGGCTCACTCGTTTTCTTACATTATTTCTGTCACTATTCCTGATGGTTTTAATACCTCCACATAGAAGATGCTTCCAACATTTTGGCTTCTTAGTTTCTTGACatatcctcaaaaaaaaaatttgttttcctcCCTAAAACCTGTCTCTCCCATTGCTAGAGTTTAGACATTAGCATTTGCCAATAACTGTAGCTTTTCCGTAATCTCATTTTTAAGCATCCCAAACTGTAACTAccaccatttcttgtttttcctgcttGTTTTCACTAGTAGAATAATTATAGCAAATTTTCAATCCTTGCAGAAGGGCTAGAACCATTTTGTTGATTTTACCCATCTCAGGTACTCACTTCATCTTTGCCTAGCTTAAATGTAGTGGTTATTTTACTCTCTACTTTGCATATACCCTAACATTCCATATCTGTCCCTTTCGTtgctcagaaaagagaaaatcttagtGAAATCTGACTCCTCATCTATCAGGCACTCACAACTGTTCAGCTTAAAACAAAAGCATATCAATTCCCTAGGTGCTGGGCACTGAAGGAGACTATCACCTGCCTCACAGAATTGTCGTTTTCTCTCAGCCACACCTTTATGTGAATTACTGCACTGCAAAATTACCCTTTCAAgagtaaatgtattatttatatgttagcataattttaaaacctttttaaatatgtaatgaaCTAAATATACTTTCTGATAATCTATAGTCTTCTTTAGAAATCATAGAAAAGATGTGTAATATGTGAAATAAAGATAGTAAATGAATTAGAAGAAGTCCAAGAATATGGTTCTTCATTTTAGCTCAGTTTCCAGAAAGCCATTTGATCTAAAGTTATGTTAGACAATTGTGTGTATTATCTATCTTTTTTAGATCTCAgcttataattttataaagtgaGAGAAATCAAGTGGATTATTTCTAGGACCTTTTGAAGCTGTGAGAAAGCTCTCCTGCTTTTCTTGCATTTTCATGATTTTTCTCAAGCGAGTTGTTATGGAGGAGGGCCTTCCAGAAGCTGACCTACAGATGCAATTTTTATTAGACAGCAACTATTCAGATAGGGCTGGATATTTGTGTTCTGTAGAAGGCTGAAATCTTCTGTTAGCAACCTATCCCCAGCTTATGCAGAGTCTTGGGTATAAGTTGTGTCTTTGGAGCCTTCCAGGAGTAACCTGATCATGTCTTCTCTAGATTGGCTCACCATCTTGAATCAGATAGCTTGATCCTGAGATAATCAGGAGATGTCTCATCTCCTCTTTCAAACCTCAGTCTTCCTCTGTTTACTTGTTTATAATGTGAGTGCATTATTTCACCTCCCGCCTCGGTCCAGACTTCCTGGATATTTGGTATACTTTTCCTCAATTGTGAGATCTCTGGGTGGGGACCACAGCTCAGTGTTGAGTTACTGACCTCTTCTTGGTCCTGTGGATTAGCATGCAGCTAATCTGTTTGACCTCTGTTTGGAATTCAGAATTCTTAATGACTACACATCTTTGATACAATAGATGATACCTCAAACATCCTTTTGAACAACTGTTCTTTTCCATGAGTCTTGGTCTATTCTGACATTTATGTCTCCCTTCAATCATGTCTTTGGCCTTAGAAAATTGAGTTACtggattctttatatattctagtgGCCATCTCTGAAATGTACTCACAGAACACCTAAATTAACCGTCCAATATGAGTTGAGtgtgttaagttaaaaaaaaaaaaaaaaagatttttctgagTATTCCTGACCTTACATCAGTGAACATTTATGTTTTCAAGTCTTACATAAGATACCGTGTGTGAAAGCGTTTTCTTCCCAAATTTACGTGAGTGCCTAAGTTGTTATACTTTTTAGTTAAATAGATATCGGAAAAATAAGTGTGCAATTATAGCATTGAATCCCATTATAatactcatttgtttttctttcagttggCACCATTTCCAATATAGATGGGGACTGGAAATGACACCACTGTGATAGAGTTTACTCTTTTGGGGTTATCTGAGGATACTAAAGTTTGTGCtattttatttcttgtgtttctaggaatttatgtTGTCACCTTAATGGGTAATATCAGCATAATCGTATTGATCGGAAGAAGTCATCATCTTCATACACCCATGTACCTTTTCCTCTGCCATTTGGCCTTTGTAGATATTGGGTACTCCTCATCAGTCACACCTGTCATGCTCATGAGCTTCCTAAGGAAAGAAACCTCTCTCCCTGTTGCTGGTTGTGTGGCCCAGCTCTGTTCTGTAGTGACGTTTGGTACGACCGAGTGCTTCCTGCTGGCTGCCATGGCCTATGATCGCTATGTGGCCATCTGCTCGCCCCTGCTCTACTCTACCTGCATGTCCCCTGGAGTCTGCATCATCTTAGTGGGCATGTCCTACGTGGGTGGATGTGTGAATGCTTGGACATTCATTGGCTGCTTATTAAGACTGTCCTTCTGTGGGCCAAATAAGGTCAATCACTTTTTCTGTGACTATTCACCACTTTTGAAGCTTGCTTGTTCCCAtgattttacttttgaaataattCCAGCTATCTCTTCTGGATCTATCATTGTGGCCACTGTGTGTGTCATAGCCATATCCTACATCTATATCCTCATCACCATCCTGAAGATGCGCTCCACTAAGGACCACCACAAGGCCTTCTCCACCTGCACCTCCCACCTCACTGCAGTCACTCTGTTCTATGGGACCATTACCTGCATTTATGTGATGCCCAAGTCCAGCTACTCAACTGACCAGAACAAGGTGGTGTCTGTGTTCTACACCATGGTGATTCCCATGTTGAACCCCCTGATCTACAGCCTCAGGAACAAGGAGATTAAGGGGGCTCTGAAGAGAGAgcttagaataaaaatattttcttgatgaaACTAGTTTGAAGAATTTGATATATTAATATtccatatataataataataagacacCAAGTGTTTGTGGTCAAAATATATCTGTCGATAGACCATTACCCAGTGTGGAGCTTTTTAGTCAATCAGGAGGGAAGATTTTCAGATAGAATAGGAAATTAGAAGTCCGTCTTGCTTTacctttaataaaattaaattaaatttataattgagAATGCAAATAgtttcacatgaaaaaatgctttatCTGctgaaaatcctttaaaaattttattcttattttttcaagAGATGTTTTCTGCCATAAGTTAAGGCATACCTTTAAACCTTCAGACTGTGGCCATTTTCAACATCAGCTTATCCTGAGATACGTGCCTGATATGTATAGTTGTTACTGAGTACATTGTGAGAGAAAATGACAAAGGAACCATAGTAAAATTGCTGGAGATATTCTTCTTCCAGAAAGGTTGCCTGCTGGCAATGAGCTTGGTAGACCCACAACAATCTGGTCTGTGTTTCTATTCTCTGTCTCCAGCATGGTTATAGGGTCCCAGAGAAGAACCTGTTAGATGCCCCTGACTAACCTATGAATTTCTCTGTAAGATCAAAACCTGTGACTTCTGTGGGAATGAGCAGGGTTTCTGAACTCCTTAgagactgagtggggaaaaaaaatcaggcaatAACTTCCAAGAGGAGAATCCAGCTTATAGTGTGACATTGTGGCTGTGAGGAACAACCTTTTGGAGTGACTTGTTCATGGTCAGAGCCTCATCTTACTTAGGAAACTCAAGGGGACTAGACTGCCTCTCCTCTGAAAGTATGTCTGCCCCTGGAGAGGCTTAATCAACCTCTGTATGCTGATGACTACacgatttatttctctttcctgtcCCCTCTTTAGTGTTTCAGACAACAATCCCAACATTCTGTCAATAGAACCATAAGGTATcaatcatttcattcatttattttttattttgtacattCAAAAACTAtatttgaggccgggcacagtggctcatgcctgtaatcccagaactttgggaggccaaggcagcgggatcacctgaggtcgggagttcaagaccagcctgaccaacatggagaaaccctgtctctacaaataatacaaaaaaaaattagctgggcgtggtgatgggcgcctgtaatcccagctactcaggaggctgaggcacgagaatcacttgaacccaggaggcagaggttgcagtgagccgagatggcgccattgcactccagcctgggcaacaacagcaaaactccatctcaaaaataaataaataaataaataaataaaactatatttggttattcttattttattttatatatattttttgagatggagtctagctctgtcacccaggctggagtgcagtggcacgatctcggctcaccgcaagctctgcctcctgggttcacgccattctcctgcctcagcctccctagtagctgggactacaggcccacctgccaccacatccggctaagtttttgtatttttagtagagatggggtatcaccgtgttagccaggatggtctcgatctcctgacctagtgatccgcccacctcagcctcccaaagtgctgggattacaggcatgagccactgcagccggcctATTTGGTGATCCTTATAGGCACTGCCCTAGATGAGGATATAAGTGACTAATAGCCACAGATGTCTGTCATGATGGAATTTGTCTTCTAACATAGGAGTCAGACAATAAAACTAACAAGTAAGTGAAACCTACTATTAGAAGGGGATGAGTgctatggagaaagaaaaagtggaAGAGTATGTGGAAGGTTGATGTGCCAGGGGCAGGGAGGAGTCACTGCAGGTCTCACTGGGAACATAACATCTGAACAACTGCTGCCAAAGGTGAGGACAGTTCATGTTGAATATGGTGTTACCTGTGTAACAGCTCTATGAGTCTAATCTTCACTCACATGCATGTAATTTACTTTTGAGGTTTCTGTTCCAACAGTGGCAGAATTGATCATTTTAATCAGTGCCATGGTGAATACAATTAAAACatgataaaatgttaatatatctTAAATTTCACATTAGAACTTACAGGATAATAAGGAATTGTCTTATCAGAAAGTGTGATAACCTAGAGAAGTAGGCCCAATACTCAAAAATGCTTTTGCCAAGAGAGAATTTGGCAAGTCAGAAGATTGTTATTATCCTGAGCTGTGGCTTTAGTGTTCTTGTGGGATGAGAGGGCCACAAATCAAAGCCTATGGCATATCCAGGTGAGAAGTCTGATTTATACACCTCACATATATCCTCAGGATAAGGGAAAACGTGAAGTAACCAAGGCTGGCACAGGTTAGCAGCCCTGGAGAGCTTGAGAAGTTCAGTGCTTGAATTTGAATATAACATGGTCAGGGACAGGTGGTCTGAATCAGGGTGAACTGAATAAGCAAACAACAAACCCACACCTCAGTGATTCCTACTGGTAATTATTCAAAATCAATAACCAACACACGGTGAAAAATAATGACCAGCACAAAAGGAAACAAGGTACCAAGCATGAAAGCCAGTGGAAGCAaaaggcaacagaaacaaaactaaGATTTAACATATGGAAATGAACAATTACAGACTATAATATTGctttatttcaaagtaaaaagacTATTTGAAATGTGTACAACCACAACCAAAAATAATGactaaatatatgcaattatttaGAACAGCATACTTGAAAAATTTGCCACGCCAGTAGAGTTACACCAGGCATTTCTATTTGGTTAGCATAGTCCTCATTGGTCTTCACATAGAAATCCCAACTGGCAGCACAGGCAGAGGAGCCATCCTACTTAGAAGCCTCATGACCTTAATTGGAATCAATATATTTTACATGGTGTTTAGTATAGTGTTTAGTTCCAGGGTCTCTGCAAGGTTTTTACAGGAATAAGAATGACTGCACTCAAGGaagtataaagtataaaatagaaTATACTGGCCCCATGTATGGATAGAATTTACAATTAATCATTTTTGTCATAAGCAGTGTAGTGTTATATGTAACACACCTGACATTTCAGTTTTGTCCAAATTTAGGAGAAATAGGAAGTTCACTCATGGTAAAATTTATCCTTAAAGAAGTCAAAGGACATGGCATTGGGGGTCTTAAATGCAATAcactatttacataaaattctgaACAAATGCACTGTTTAGAATTCCGTACTGAATCGTAGGCAGAACTTAAGGGCCATGAATAATGTTATTTGGGAAATAGGCCCCTTACTCTGTGTGTCAAGTATGGGGCTCTGAGAGAAATTTCtttagaagacaacctaggcaataccattcaggacataggcatgggcaaagacttgattactaaaacaccaaaagctccTAATgctacctaatgctaaatgatgagttaatgggtgcagcacaccagcatggcacatgtatacatatgtaacctgcacattgtgcacatgtaccctaaaacttaaagtataataataataaaaaaaataaaacaccaaaagcaacagcagcaaaagccaaatatgacaaatgggatctaattaaactggagagtttctgcatagcaaaagaaactatcatcagagtgaagaggcaacctacagaatgggagaaaacttttgcaatctatccatctgacaaaggactaatatccagaatttacaaagaacttaaacaaatttacaagaaacaaccccatcaaaaagtgggtgaatgatatgaacagacacttctcaaaagaagatatttatgcagccaacaaaagtaagaaaaaaacctcatcatcactggtcattagagaaatgcaaatcaaaaccacaatgagataccatctcatgccagttagaatggcaatcattaaaaagtcaggaaggccaggcgcggtggctcatgcctgtaatcccagcactttggtaggctgaggcgggtggatcatgagatcaggagattgagaccatcctggctaacatggtgaaaccccgtctctactaaaaatacaaaaaattagccagatgtggtggcgggcacccatagtcccagctactcgggaggctgaggcaggagaatggcgtgaacccaggaggtggagcttgcagtgagccgagatcacaccactgcactccagcctgggcaacagagcaagactccatctcaaaaaaaaaaaaaaaaaaaaaaaaagtcaagaaacaacatatgctggagacgatgtggagaaataggaacacttttacactgttggtgggagtataaattagttcaaccattgtggaaaacagtgtggcgattcctcaaggatctagaactagaaataccatttgaaccagccaacccattactgagtatatacccaaaggattataaatcattctactataaagacacatgcacacatgtgtttattgtggcactgttcataatagcaaagacttggaaccaacccaaatgtccatcaatgatagactggataaagaaaatgtggcacatatacaccatggaatactatgcagccatcaaaaaggatgagttcatgtcctttgcagggacatggatgaggctggaaaccatcattctcagcaaactaacacaagaacaggaaaccaaacactgcatgttctcactcatgagtgggagttgaacaatgagaacacatggacacaggaaggggaacatcacacaccagggcctgtcaggggatgggggacCAGggaagagatagcattaggagaaatacctaatgcagatgacaggttgatgggtgcagcaaaccactatggcacatgtgtacctatgtaacaaaactgcacattctgcacatgtaccccagaacttaaagtataaaaaagaatagaataaaaatattatttttttcttgaaaaaaaaacatgacAGCCACGGATTCAAAAAAGACTTTGATAATTTTTATCATCAATTTGTGATTAAAAAGCCTTAGCAAAATTGAAATAGTATAAGTACTTCATCTAGGAAAAACTACTCATGTTTTGAAAGCTTTTCCTTCATGtctgagaatgagaaagagatgCCATTGTTAGCATTTCTATTCTTCGTGGTATGGGTGACACTAGCCAGGGCACTataacaagaaaaggaaatagaaggcataacaatagaaaaaaagaaataaagtgttaTACAAGATGActgtttatttagaaaataataaagtaaaaataaactatcaatacTAGagatatttttaacaatattgatggaaaaaaaagcaaaagttttatttccttttaaaattttttaatttttatgggtacatagtaggtgtatatatttatggggtataggagatattttgatacaggcatgcaatgtataataattacatgatagagaatggggtatccatctacTCAAACACTtgtcctttgtattacaaacaaccaattatactcttttagttattttaaaatgtatgattaaaatattattgattgtagtcaccctgttgtgctagcaaacgctaggttttattcattaattctaaCTATCTTTTTGTACCGATTAACCATCTTCACTTCCCCTCCAACCCTCTACTGCCTTTCTCAACCTCtaataaccatccttctactctctatctcaattagttcaattgttttggtGTTTATAtcacacaaataagtgagaacatgtgatatttgtctttctgtacctggattatttcacttaacatgatgctCTGCAGTTCCATTaacattgttgcaaatgacagggcctcattcttttttatggccaaatagtacttcattgtgtctatgtacattttctttatccactcatctgttgatggacagttaggttgcttccaaatcttggctattgtgaacattactgcaacaaacatgggagtacagatatctctttgataaactgatttcctttctttggggtatatacccagcagtgggactgctggatcatatggtaattctatttttgaggaacctccacactgttctccatagtgcttGTACtcacttacattcccaccaacagtgtatgagggttcccttttctccacatcctcgccagcatttgttattgcctgtcttttggataaaagccattttaactggggtgaaatgatacatcattgtagttttgatttgcatttctctgatgacaaatgatgttgaataccttttcatatgtgtttgccatttgtatgtcttcatttgagaaacGTCTATTCAAATGTTTAgcccattttaaaaactggattattagatattttcctaaagagttgtttgagctccttatgtattctggttattaatcccttgtcagaggggtagtttgcaaatattttctcccattctgtgtgttgtctcttcactttgtttattgtatcatctgctgtgcagaagctttttaacttgaggTGATCCCATTTGCccgtttttgctttggttgcctatgcttgtggggtattgctcaagaaatttttgtccAGACCAATGTTCTGGGGACTTCAtctaatgttttcttgtagtggtttaataatttgaggtcttagagttaggtctttgatccattttgattttatttttgtatatatagagAAACAGGggtcagtttcattcttctgcatatggaaatccagttttcccagcac is a window encoding:
- the LOC100461659 gene encoding olfactory receptor 5P3 is translated as MGTGNDTTVIEFTLLGLSEDTKVCAILFLVFLGIYVVTLMGNISIIVLIGRSHHLHTPMYLFLCHLAFVDIGYSSSVTPVMLMSFLRKETSLPVAGCVAQLCSVVTFGTTECFLLAAMAYDRYVAICSPLLYSTCMSPGVCIILVGMSYVGGCVNAWTFIGCLLRLSFCGPNKVNHFFCDYSPLLKLACSHDFTFEIIPAISSGSIIVATVCVIAISYIYILITILKMRSTKDHHKAFSTCTSHLTAVTLFYGTITCIYVMPKSSYSTDQNKVVSVFYTMVIPMLNPLIYSLRNKEIKGALKRELRIKIFS